From the genome of Magnolia sinica isolate HGM2019 chromosome 12, MsV1, whole genome shotgun sequence:
CATATTAATGTTTTAGTGCATTCTAGTTCAAATCAAATGCTTTCCTTGTATATTTCTTTGCAGAATTACAGGGCCCCGATTTTACTGTCCTTAGTGTATGCTCGTTGCTCTTATATCCTTAGAAGGTCATTGTGGACTGAGTTGGAAAACCTAGGCAGGAGTACATCTAGCCCATGAGCGGTTGGTGGTGATTTCAATGCAGTTGCTGTATCTGGTGAAAGGTGGGGGTCGAATGTGGCAGGCAGGTTGAACATGTCCGAATTTGCTGATGCTCTCCAGATTGCAGGGTTAACGGATGCTGGATTCGTCGGGAATAACTTCACATGGAGTAATAACAGGGCAGGAAATGCCAGATTATGGGCCAGCTTGGACAGAATTCTTATAAATGACAGGTGGGCTGCTGATTTCCCAACTTTCCAGGTGGAACATCTTCCCAGAGTCAACTTAGACCACGTGCCTCTCCGACTATCCTTTCCCTCTCTGAATCAGCCTTCCATTAGACCATTCCGTTTCCTCCGAATGTGGACTCATTATGATTCGTTTCAACAGCTAATCAAGAAGGCCTGGGAGGGAGTGTGCTTAAACCATCCTATGATTAATGTGCAGCTGAAGTTGAAGAAGACCAAGCAGCTTTTAAAAGTATGGAACAAAGAGGTACTTGGTAACATTTTCCTGCAAGTAAAAGCAGCAGAGGAAGAACTGGTCCAGGTTGAAAACAGTATGCAAAATTCCATGTCTGAGGACTTATTCCATGAGAGTATGATAGTCAAGAGAAAAATGGCCCAGCTCGAGCTTATGGAGGAGATTTTTCGAAAACAGAAAGCTAGAAATTCCTGGTTGGAGGAAAGAGATAGGAATTCAAATCATTTTCATGCATCGGCCTGTGAGAGAATCAGGTGCGCCATGATCACATCCATTAAGGACGACGAAGGAAACCTTATCACGGGTCGAGATTAGATCAAAGCTACAACAGGTCAGTTCTTTGATAAGCTCTTTCAAGCGGAACAATCTTCTTAATCCAGCGTTCTTCTCTCGGccatgttggggatttgtgctgcggaatcacacagatctagatgtaggataacaatccaataatgtcaagcaatcacaagagaacacaaagatttaacgtagaaaacccttgtgggaaaaaaccatggcataaagcaatagaaatccactatgaaatggaaattacaagagagaagacttacccgatttgaactacctcgaatctcacccttgctacaccctttgataaccccaaaacccttttaggaacccttggaaaacttttagaaagctgtAGAATCCTTTAGAATAGTCCTAGGGacctttatttatagtttaggaatcTCTACTTACGCACCTAGTCCAGAAAAGTTCAGAAACTGCGTCAAATTAACGTAGTCCGTGCAGgatttgcgtaacctcgactagttgaaggagggcATCGACTGGTTGAGCATCACGGACACCCAAAGAataagctcgctggactttgagtcgagcgtaCCTTGATTagtcgagcagctccctcgaccggtcgagcgtccTTGAAGTTTGAGGACATCAGtcctgacaacaatctccaccatgtcttcaatcttcaaccgtgtagctccttgacctcttctcttatctttacatcacatcatagcttcaatcaacgcttctcatgcacactccgtccttcttttatgccatcaccaagctcagagaagttgcacaaaacttgaacttctctgtaggaacgaccgtggtgagcatgtctgttggattcaTGCTGGTATGAATCTtttccagtgttacgcctccttccttaagcacctatcggataaagtggtgatgaacatcaatgtgtttagtgcatgagtgataaacagaatttttagccaaattgatagcgctctcactatcacagttaaccagcatgacctcctgctgaagtcccaactgatttatcatgcccctgagttaaacaccttctttaaaagcTTCCGTCACTACCATGTATTCTGTTTTGGTCATGAAAAGAGccaccatggactgaagcttcgacatccaactgattgctccacctaaTGTACAAATGAGTATTttgaagtagacttcctggaatctatactgtctgcgtagtcagaatccacataccctaccaactttgtccttgttttctcaaaagttaagatgaatTCTTTCGCACtttgaatgtatcgaagtaaccatttcactacttcccaatgttgcttgctagggtttgacatatatctgctcacaacaccgactgcctatgaaatatctggtcttgtacagaccatgacatacattaaaatgccaaccacattcgaataaggcacatgagacataacttgctttttctcatttgatttaggacattgttctgaggaaaactTAAAGTGAGtcacgtggggaacgctcactagCTTTGCTTAGTCCATCCTATACTTGATTAGGACCTTTTCAAGGTAATCTGCCTATAATAACTAATGCCtactcttcttcctgtctctatgaatatctatgctgagaactctctttgcaacccccagatttttcatctcgaaggtccctgataactgagtcttcagtacgttgatttcagacatatcatgacaggtgatcaacatatcatcaacatacagtactaagATGATAAATTtttcatcacttagtgtcttgtaatagatacagtgatcgtattcactccaagtaaatttctgactcaccatgaaagaattaaattttttataccactgcctaggcgactgtttcaggccgtacaacaaccttattaacctgcaaacctttttctctacccccttaactttgtagccctctagttgcttcatgtagatctgctcttccaattccttatgcaggaatgcagtcttcgcatccatttgttccagctcgagatcgtattgggtaaccagcgccaacacgaatttgatagatacttgcttaagcaccggcgcgaatatctctgtggagtcgattccttctctttgagcataacccttcactaccaaccttgttttgtatctatcatatttccttttgaataaccacttgtatCCTATTACTTTTCGGCCCacaagaagctccaccagctcctatgtgtgatttttgtgcaacgagtccatcttatCATCTATAACCGCCTtctacttttctgcatcaggctcatcaagagcctcctgaatagtagacaggtctccctcatctgtaatgagggcatatgcaatattagagtcatctCTATCTTGCCGATAACCTGCAATCACATAGTGGGTTAATTcgcacaggtggctgctccacctgatcttgtACCTAGCTCTTCTGCGCATccgtctctgcctgagtatcatctgatTCAATATGGACGTCTATGATCAACCTTTCTAGTTCcttttgctcctcttgatcattcttgcagaatagagagctttcatcgaatcagacgtcatggctagtgatgaccttatgtgtgatcttattgaataacctgtaacctttcacaccaacgtcataaccaacaaagatgtactttttgactctatggtctagcttatctctctcaactgacggtacatgagagtaagcttcacaaccaaatatgcgtagatctgagtagtcgattttctgaccactccatactttctctAGGATTTTATATTTAGTTGCCATTGAAGGagatcggttcaccaaataacaagctgtGTTAATAGCCTTTGTCCATATGTCCTTGCctaacgcagcattacttaacatgcatctggccctctcaaggagagtccgattcattcacttagccacaccattttgctcgggcgtgtggtgcactgtgttttgcctgatgatcccttcatgcttgcaatactcattaaactcagtggaagtaaattctccaccattttcagttcttaaaacctttatttttcgccctgactatttttccaccattacttctattgtttaaatatggtgaaaactttgaatttatgtttcatgaagtaaacacaaactttcctggagtagtcgtcaatgaatgaaacaaaccatgatgacccctcaatggaaacttctggcgatggtccccatacatcatagtgcacataatcaagcactcccttacaaatatgttttccagatttaaaagacaatctagattgtttaccatatatacaatgctcgcatatatctaaattaaaaattttaaaagttagaatcaaacatcgatcaaaAGGTACCTTCATGCTCtgctcactcatgtggcttagacgagcatgccacatacgtagagacgtggagtctACAATAGCTGCTGccactccacctgctgaagtgctcccaatcaacctggaAAGGTCTCCGTGCCTCtatgctctcataaccacgagtgccacttttgaaactttaaggacaccatcaataccggtgaacttgcaccctatagcctcgagtgcaccgagagaaatcagacttttcttcatattaggaatGTGCCTGACGTCAGTTAAGGTACGCTCTATcctatcaaacatcttaatgctcaccgtaccaatagccacaacattacaggtattgtcattgcccataaaaacttgtccaccatcgcattccttgtaactggtaaaccaaTTCCGATAAGGAGTCATATGATAGGATGCTCCTGTGTCAAATATctactcgtctttatgattgttATGTAAGTGACTaatcatggaaacagacagaaTATCACCACCACTTAATTCTTCATCAGATatgaccacattggcctcctttgaagaagccgctgaattttctttcttcgttttaggatttctacaatcctttttcatgtatGCAGACAACccataattccaacactttaattttcctttgcccttgcctatggatttggatctaagtcttgaagatcctgtacctcactcagaatctctgcccctcataatcagtgcatcggaagatgcacccatgtcaccgtttagctttctcataaccttcccttgaagggctgagataacggtgtcaacacttaggattttatttgcggtgcacatcgtgttcctaaaagactcatatgatgaaggaagagaattcaacaatatacatgcctattcctcatctttgaccacttcctccatatccagcaatttgcacatcaatttattaaagttgctgatatgggcttatagatctccaccctttgccatcttgaaggtataacactgtagattcaagtgtaggcgattttcagagaatttctttgcataaatgttctctaacttcgcccacaaactaactacagttttctccctcaaagcattatagagaacctcatccgtgagatataaacgaatagaggctaaagcattactatcaaggttttctcattcaTCATCTTTTATGGTAGATTTTCTCTCTTCAAGatccttaatctcgccttgcttggttaacaggctaatcatcttaaccttccataactcaaaattatttttgcctgagtatttcttaatatcaaacttgtcgtttcccattattattaatccttcagattcagatctgtgccccaacgattgctctgataccacttgttagggatttgtgctgcgaaatcacacagatctagaacTAGGATAGGAATCCAATAAAGTCAAGCAAttacaagagaatacaaagatttaacgtggaaaactcttgcgagaaaaaaccacggcacaaagcgacagaaatccaatatgaaatagaaattacacgagagaggacttacccgattcgaacaacctcgaatctcacccttgctacatcctttgataaccctaaaaccctgtAGGAAccctttaaaaacttttaaaaagccttagagtcctttagaatagccctagggacccctatttatactttaggaaactctacttacgcACCTAGTCCGAAAAAGTCCGAAAACTGCgttaaatttacgtagtccgcacaGGATCTACGTaaactcgactagtcaaaggagggccttgattggtcgagcaacccgctcgaccggtcgagcctgaccctcgactggtcaagcatcaTGGACACCCAAAGAacaagctcgctggactttgagtcgagcataccttgactagttgagcagctccctcgaccggtcaagcataccttgactagttgagcagctcccttgaccggtcgagcagtccactcgaccggtcgagcgtccTTGAAGTTTGAGGACATCACTCTTGACAACAGGCCATTCCCTCTATCCTTTCGCGCTAAGAAAACACAGACTCGTTAGCCCCTCCCTTTATGTAGGAAATTCTTGATGTGGCCAACTCCATTCCAAAAGACGGAGCTCCGGGCCCAGATGACTTTCCCTCCTTTTTCACGGAACGCTGGCACATTATAGGGAAAGATATTCATCAAGCAGCCTACTCTTTGTTAGCTGGGGGTACGCTTCCTAGAGCATTCATCGCGTCCCTGATATGTCTCATTCCAAAGTCTCCTTCAGCCTCCAAATTTGCTGATTATCGCCCAATTAGCCTGTGCAATGTCATCTACAAGATCCTAGCAAAAATCCTGGCATCCCGGTTGAGCAAGGTTCTCCGAAAGCTAATTTCTTTAGAACAAGGTGCTTTTGTCAAAGGCAGATCAATCACAGAAAACATCGCGATGGCATTGGAGGCTTTAAGAAACATTGATAGGTTATGacctattttggattttcaaagaAATGGATTGCGCTGACAGAATCTTGTTGGGGAAACAATTGGTTTTCGATCCTCATCAATGGGGAAGCGACGGGCTTCTTCAAATCCTCTAGAGGACTCCGCCAAGGGGACCCTCTATCACCCGGGCTATTCATACTCGCCACTGAAGCCTTCTCCAGAAATTTCAAGTAATTGGTCGATAGAGGTTGATACAATCTGTTTAAGCTTCAGAGGCTACCCGCCCATCTCCCATCTGCTCTTTGCAGATGATACCCTGTTATTCGTAAACGGGAGCTGGGAGTCACTACTCCAAGTCAAGAGTTTCCTGTCTTCCTTCCAAGAAGTTTTTGGGCAAAAGATCAACTACAACAAGAGTTGCTTCCTTTGCCCCACTAAGATGTCAACAAGTAGGATCAGAAATGTTAAGAGGATCTTGGGCTTCTCTAAAGCTAGATCGGACATCCTATACCTGGGAGTTCCTCTCGTTAAAGGGAGAATTAAATCAGCTATGTTTCAGCTCCTTATGGATAAGATTAGCTACAGAATAAATGGTTGGAATTCCAGATTTTTGTCTCAAGCAGGTAGGCTGACTCTCATCAAACATGTGTTGGGTAGCATGTCGCTTCACATCATGGCAGCCATGAAAATTCCAGCACAAATTGTGGCCAGTTTGGAACATCGTTTTGCTCACTTCTTTTAGGGTTGGGCCGAGGGGAAAAGAAAGTGCCAGTGGCTAGAGTGGAATAAGATTGCTAGACTTATTGAAGACGGAGGGCTGGGTGTAAGAAAGCTGAAAGAGGTGTTAACTGCGCTTTGCATGAAGATGGCCTGGAACGTAAAGTATAAGGTTATGGGAGGTCCGTGGGTATCCCATATGAGAGCCAAATACCGTAGACATTGGAGGAAGTGAGCACGATCAGTCCTTCCCCTCAGGAGTCTCCTTTCTAGAAAGAGATCAGGAGCGTGCTGCCCTTGCTCGCCAGCTCCGTTTAGTGGCAGGTGGGATCAGGTGGCCTTAACCTGTGGACAGTTAATTGGACAAGGCTGGGGCCCCTCCAATAGTTCGTTGACAGTCCTATTCCGGCGCCTCTGCAGCAGTTACAGGTAAGCGATTTTCTCAGAGATAATGGTCCTCTCCCTCCTTCCTCAGTGTACTCTTTCCTGTCCCAAGAGATTATTAATTGCATTTTCCAAGGAGGTTTTGCCACAACCGAGAATAGATCAGAGTGTTTCTAGCCGCACGACCCGTCTGGCTCTTTCACGATAAAATCGGCCTGGAAAATGAGTAGAGCTCCCCCCTCCCCCATCCCCGGCTAGGTGGTGGTTCTCCTGGTTCTGGCATAGTACAATCCCACCCAAAATGTCCTTGTTCATGTGGAGACTGATGCAGCTAGCTACTCCAGTTGATGTTAGAGTGCAGTCTAAAGGTATTCAACTGGCCTCTAGTTGCTCTTGCTGTGCCGATGCCAGCATATCCAGTCCAGAGCAGGAATCTATCCAGCATCTCTTCCTATACGGGCAGATTGCTAGAAAGACTTGGTCACATTTCTCTTCCACCTACAGTATTGCAATTCTCCCTCTCCAAACGGTTGAAGTCAGATTGATGTAGTGGCATAGAGCTGTGGCCACGGGTTCTGCTCCAACCCACATCAAAAAAACCATCCCCATTCTTATCTTCTGGGAGCTATGGCGAGCCAGGAACGAGGCCAGGCATGACATTCACCCGATGATTGCGTCCAAATCCATTGCTCGGATCAAATGGTGGGGCTTGctcattttaaaagaaaatgcagAGTTTTTTAGGGAGCACGTCAGGGTCGGGCAGCACAGTCAGCCCCCCTCCAGACAAGTTCGTCACTCACAGATCATAAAATGGGCAAAACCGGTAAGAGACTGGGTCAAATTAAATGTGGATGGGTCAGCTTGCGGGAATCTAGGATTATCTGGAGGGGGTGGAGTCTAAAGAAGGGATAATGGTAGCTTCATTTTCGCTTTCTCTTATGCCTACGGGCACTACAACAAAacccacttttaccgatgaaaatattcgttgctaaatcaatatttttcgtaggtaaaaagtattaccgacgaattttttcgtcggtaaaagaccgagggaaaaggcttttaccgacgaaaatttaagtcgtcggcaatggtaagacttttaccgacgaatttttttcatcggtaaaaaataagtaaaaaacttttaccgacgaaaattttcatagttaaaaatatttacaaaacttttactaaTGAATGTCTTTgtcagtaaaaaataagtaaaaaacttttaccagcaaattttttcataggtaaaaatatttcacgatacttttacctacaaaaattttcctaggtaaaaatatttataaaacttttaccgacgatttgttttattggtaaaaaataagtaaaaaacttttaccgacgatttttttcgtagataaaatatttcacgatacttttacctacgaaaattttcgtaggtaaaaatatttataaaacttttacctacgaaaattttcgtaggtaaaaacatggataaaacttttacctacgaaaatattcgtaggtagaaaacgtggatgagacttttaggtaaaagtctctttttttttcaatattccagcacaaaattcctgatatacacctgttacaatatatttcatcatattcttcctgatatacacctgttatataatatatttcatcatattcacattcacatccatctaaacccaaactatgtaaatccatccaaacataaactacattcacccaaacataaactacatccatccaaacacaaatactcttatccacatcacattcatccacgcataaatacatataagtttaacatcataaataaaatacaaaaaattattcatagcctatttcctggtggggctcacaaaatttagtgtggtgaacacatcgtcgactgtgcacacacacctaggtccttactcatgccttcatggtagattcaaaatagtttcaatgtaaggtcacgagttcaagtacccattgtggccgtaagcgactctggtgtATGAGTGTgtcttaaaagaaaagaaaagaaagaaaatactgaTTTATCTTTTgagttgagcctaatggtacttgatGATTTTTTATCAGggagaaattattattagttatttttagaaaggtgagattaggccacttataattatattaacatgataaaatgttgtacgtgagcagacaccacaaaataaataatcccatggaaaaaaaaataaatgaaaagagagaaaacatatgagaggtgatccttatctcctttgatggattcaagttgCTGCCCTAACCAACTTCCTATAAgaagaagttatatgggtcttggaataatgttggtgacaaatccaccttgtctattaatattatcatattgtgttaggacatgactctaaaaatgagataaatccaaatctcacatAATCTATGCTacaagagatagtggagatggaaatagatgcattgtaatgcttgagttcgagtatgcttgtcAACAAAGCAagtttttcttgtttgttgccatgtgattgggctacatatTACattaatcgggttcgggtttaggtttgggttttcaagtttaggtttaggttagggagttaagattaggattaggtgaaggtttaagtttagggatttgagaatacattttggttttaggtttaggtttaggttataggtttaggtttaagttttaggtttaggtttaggttaggtgataggttataagtttaggttataggttataggttaaggtttaggttataggttttggtttaggtttaggttaaggtttaggtttaggttataggtttaggttaaggttaaggtttaggttataggttataggttataggttatagctttagggaattgagaataggttaaggtttaggtttaggaaatcgggttcaggttcgggttcgggatcaggtttaggtttgggttttcaagtttaggtttaggtttaggttaaggagttgagattaggattaggtgtaggtttatgtttagggatttgagaatacatttaggatttaggtttaggtttaggttataggtttaggtttagaatttaggtttaggttaagtgtaggttataggttataagtttaagttataggttaaggtttaggttataggttttggtttaggttaaggttataggtttaggtttaggttataggtttaggttataggttatagctttagggaattgagaataggttaaggtttaggtttaggaaatcgggtttgggttcgggatcaggtttaggtttgggttttcaagtttaggtttaggtttaggtttaggagttgaaattaggattaggtgtaggttttggtttagggatttgagaattcattttggttttaggtttaggttataggtttaggtttaggttataggtttaggtttaggttaggttataggttaaggtttagggaattgagtttaggttataggttaaggtttaggttatatgttaaggtttaggtttaggttataggtttaggtttaggttaaggtttaggtttaggttataggttttgggatttgagaataggtttaggttataagtataggtttaggttaatgttgtaggttataagtttatgtcaatgttgtaggttataggtttaggtttaggtttaggttttggaatttgagaatacatttacattttaggtttagtttaggttttacgtttaggttaaggttacaggtttaggtttaagttataagtgtaggttatagatttaggtttaggttaggttataagttaaggtttagggatttgagaatacatttatatttttgatttattttaggttttacgtttaggttaaggttataagtgtaggttataggtttaggtttaggttaggttataggttaaggtttagggaattgagtttaggttataggttaagatttaggttataggttaaggtttaagtttaggttataggtttaggtttagattaaggtttagattttggttataggttttaggatttgagaataggtttaggttaatgttgtaggttataggtttaggttataagtttatgttaatgttgtaggttataagtttaggtttagggatttgataaaacatttaggttttaggtttaggtttaggttttacatttaggttaaggttacaggtttaggtttaggttgtaagtgtaggtaataggtttaggtttaggttaggttataggttaaagtttagggaattgagaataggttaaggtttaggtttaggaaatcgggttcgggttcgggtgggtttaggtttgggttttcaagtttaggtttaggtttaggttagggagttgagattaggattaggtgtaggtttaggtttagggatttgagaatacatttaggttctaggtttaggtttaggctttatgtttaggttaaggttaggttataggttataagtttaggttatatgttataggttaaggtttagtttataggttttggtttaggttaaggttatagttttaggtttaagttaaggtttaggttataggttttgggatttgagaataggtttaagttttggtttaagtttaagtttaggttttggggtagatccaaagcttgagtagaGCTCGAAatgaattggggccacaaaagttatcgatcaagctgatatttgtgttattccttcttcaggtctaggtctgtgtgaacttaccaataggttggatctcaaataaccaccatagtgggtcccaggaaggaatcaacgGTCGGGGGCactgtgcccaccatgatgtttagttttaggtgtaggtttaggtttaggtttagggttatactagggtctgctccaacaatttcaagctaatacataaacacggtctgtccaaatgactatgccactccaatgctgtccataggaaatggacaccttcatcatggttataacagcggttcccaccttccagggacgtccgctcaacatctggatagctccgatgcacatctgaatttgctccatcaatttcgagcaaatacataaatatggcctgtccaaatggccaggccactccaatgttatccataggaatggacagcttcatcatggtcataacagcagttcccaccttccagggacccttgctcaacatccggatagctccgacgcacatcggggctgctccatcaatttcgagctaatacattttaaaacaacataaaaggtaagtaaagtaagaaacatccatatgaagatattgaggggaattactagtgaatctatattccttctatatactaggttgattttgagttgattatgactaagatgttgatattacattatatgtgatgagggttgcattactagtgtatctatattccttcaaAGCGATCACTTGGACAGTTATTGATCACCAAATGGCAGGCCAACACACGTACAATTTGTGTCCTAGAAAAATTAGTTGACTGAACATTGTGTATTTTCTCTATTCAAAATGGTGTCCATTAAAAGCAATTCTTAGAAGA
Proteins encoded in this window:
- the LOC131220315 gene encoding uncharacterized protein LOC131220315, whose protein sequence is MGKRRASSNPLEDSAKGTLYHPGYSYSPLKPSPEISSNWSIEVDTICLSFRGYPPISHLLFADDTLLFVNGSWESLLQVKSFLSSFQEVFGQKINYNKSCFLCPTKMSTSRIRNVKRILGFSKARSDILYLGVPLVKGRIKSAMFQLLMDKISYRINGWNSRFLSQAGRLTLIKHVLGSMSLHIMAAMKIPAQIVASLEHRFAHFF